ctgcattggcaggaggattctttaccactgagccaccagagaagccaagccCTCCGTTAGCGTTTACTACAAGCCTAACTTCTGACAACAAGCAGCACTGGGCCTGCTTTAATCAGAGGTTCTCCCTTGAAACTAGAGATAGGAAGCCTAAAAGACTGTTAACCAATActgtttcaaatgtttttcttagagttagttttatatacacacatgctcacacacgtGTCATATATACAATATGTCATGTGTTATAGATAATATGTATTATGTCATACAATATATACTTGTTAAAATCATATAGATATACTGTTATTAAGatcatatataattattaaaatcatttctttgggatgtccctggtggtccaggggctaagactctgtgctcccaatgcagagggcccgggtttgatccctagtcagggaaacAGATCCCACGCGCCACAaggaaaagatcccacatgccacaaggggaatgaagtaaatattttaaaaaatcatttcttcaATATAGactcaagaaataaaacaattaccATGTTGATTTTAGCTCACAAGTGCTAATTTGAGAGAACAGATGATTTAAGATGCTGTATCAACCAATGATGAGATGTGAATACAGGCTGTGACAACGAATGGCACTTTGGTTGTGCAGGAGGATGTCTTTGCCCTTAGTAAATAAGATGCTGAGGTATTTAGTGGCTGTCTGGATGTCTGTAACTGATTCTCAAATGGTTGAGGCGGGAAGGGTTGtccatagaaaaagaaagcaaatgtggAAATGTTAGTAACTAGTAAATCTGAGCGAAAGTTGGGTTGGTATTCATTGACTTTTCCTAAAAATTTTCTGTAGatttgaatctttaaaaaaaaatgtgttatatgaaaaacatatttcttttcataACCATTCAACAAAAGCCTCCTTCCTCCCAGGTAAAACAGAGCGTAAGTATAAAAACCTGAGAAATTCTCTAAAATCTTGATTAAAATACATTACCAAAATCAGAAcactatttttttatattttacaagtaaaagcaaaatgcctgtctttAAGAAGTGAGTTAACACACAGTCAGTACTATGCATGGAAGtgtctcagttgctcagtcatgtccaactctgcaaccccatgtctgtagtccaccaggctctcctgtccatggaattctcctgccaagaatactggagtaggttgccatgcctttctccaggggatcctcccaacccaggcatcgaacccacgtctcctgcattgcaggcagatgctttaccatctgagccacaggggaccCCACTGATGCATATCATAGTCAAATAATCTGTAATAAAGGCTAGAATAACATACACAAGACAGCTAAAATACATGGAATGATCAAGGCTCAGGATTGGTGGGAGCTTTCAAGAAATTCTATACATAAGATTTCACATTTGTTCTTCAAGGTAAGTAAGGCCTtagaattttagaactgaaaagcgCAGAGAGAAATATAGTGCAATATTTCAATCCTGAATCTGTACATAATATAACAAAGGgtcagaggaaaataaattaaaaatagaaaaggtcCATAAAAGTATGGATGTATACAAGTATTTAAATGCTTGTAAGTGCTTTTAAAGTTGATCTGGAACCCCTTCTTGTGAGTTACAATCAGTATTGGAATAATGTTCCCGGGAAATGTCCTAATTCTTTCATGAAACTctttccaagagaaataaaattagtcTCCAATTTTAAATCCTGGCAGTTCCAAAAGTTTTAAGTAATTCCAATTGAATAAAAGTAAGTCAACTGTTTTCACAAGTTTTTAGAATGATTAACAAAATAGATTTGGCAaggaaaaacaatgaagaaattaaaagcacATATGGGAAcaacaaataatgaaaaagttgaaaaaaagacCATGCTACTCGGCAATATTGCTTTGCCAAATGAAATCACAAATTATTGTGtatcttcctcccacccccacttctTAAATCTGCTTCTTGATGATactttattcattattatttaaaaatttaagccgCTTCGGGTAGCAGAGTCCGGGGAAGGGGCGGCAGGTGCCATGTCAGAGCCCCAAAGGAGGCAAGAAGCCCCTGAAGCAGCCCAAGAAGCAAGACAAGGAGATGGACGAGATAAGGCttcaaacagaaacagaaggtagggtagaagaaactaaaaataagagCTGAAAGCTAAGGCCTCGGGGAAAGGCTCCCTGGTCATGGGTTCCAGAATTAAGAAATCTGGAAAAAAGTAAGCTGTCCCTTGTGTCTGAGGCAATGATGACCCTTAGTTCCATTTCTGTGTAAACATGTGGATTCCTTGCCATAATATCTGTTGCCATCTATAGCTAGAATGAAGTGCTGTCTTGGAAACtattatatttaagaataaactttgtaataaataaataaataataaataatttaggcACCTAATATGCACAAAGAGACTTTAAAGGCtacacataaatttttaaaactatttagtatttgatcttttatttcaaaatttttttcttgatgtgcagaaaattatttttttcaaaactaaataggaaactaaattaaaaaaacccaacccTTCATATTTGAGCTTTCTGAAATATGAACAGTGAGAAAATATCCTAATTCCACTTTGGAGAGAAAATATAATCTAAGGAGTAAAGAATCCAAGCGTACTCTTGGGACTCTGAACCATTAAGTAACCATCGAGGTGGCCCTTTATTGGATCTTGACCTTAATTATGAAGTTCATGCAGTCTTAAGATTGGGTTTCAAAAACCATTAATAATTACCCTTAAAtggcaaacaaaaggaaaatttcaCAATCAGGGTGGTGTGTCTGTTAAGACTATAAAAGTCACAGGATCCGGTTCAGCTCCTCACACTCCTATTTGGTTCTTCTAGCTGCCTCACTGCTGAACGGCCAGGTAAGTGTGCTTTTAGTACTACCTGTAGCTCTTTCTGCTTCCTTTCAGAATGGTGTGAAAGACCATGGTCTAGAGAAAAAGTGGATTTGTGCCATCTAAAGATATTACCAGTAACTTAAGAGGCTAGAAGCTGTGGTCAGGTTTCTTCAAGACCACAGCCTACAGTGTGCAGATCAGGTACAAGTGAAGAATGTCATAATTACTAGTAAAAGTATTTGACTTCAAAGCCTATCTTCTAACAGATGTATTTGACTTCAAAGCCTATCTTCTAACAGATGTACTCTAAGAACAGACATTTCACATACTATCtaagatgattattttaaaaacacattcattAGCAATCACTGGTACATTGCCATTTCCACAGTTCCtaccctcctctctcttcctcctcttcctttttatctcctcccctccccttttgtTCTCTCTCACGTTGCCCAAAAGCACTCAACTCCTGCTGGCTATCATCAGTATGAAGTACTCTGGCTTTCTGGTAAATTCATTGTTTTCCCAACTTACAGGACACCAAAATGAGTGCCAAAAAGTCTCCAGAAGAACTGAAGGGCATTTTCGAAAAATATGCAGCCAAAGAAGGTGATCCAAACCAACTGTCCAAGGAGGAGCTGAAGCTACTGCTTCAGACGGAATTCCCCAGTTTGCTGAAGGTGAGTGCACCACCGCAGAGTCCACTGACAGGGCAGGGATCGTGGGAAgggcagggagaagagaggaCTCAGGGAGAGGCTAAGGTCCTCGATGACACTGATCAGAGCTCCATTTGGAGCAGAGCACCCAGCAGCCGAGGTGTGGGCATCACCTGAGAGAGGACACTTGAATGCGTGCCTTCCTCCTCTGGGGCAGGCTACATTTCAGACGGCAAGCTCCTAGAAAGAACGGGCTCTGCCATCTGTCACCCCCAGCCTTGACACACAATTCCCGAGGTGCCCAGTCATAGTAAACAGAAGCCACGATTGTACTTTTACCAAGATAGGTTTGGAAGACCCCCAGGTTGCCAAGCAAACATACTAAGTCCTTCAGTCTGGGTTCGGCACCTCTGTGTCAGGCTTTAG
This genomic interval from Bos indicus x Bos taurus breed Angus x Brahman F1 hybrid chromosome X, Bos_hybrid_MaternalHap_v2.0, whole genome shotgun sequence contains the following:
- the S100G gene encoding protein S100-G; this encodes MSAKKSPEELKGIFEKYAAKEGDPNQLSKEELKLLLQTEFPSLLKGPSTLDELFEELDKNGDGEVSFEEFQVLVKKISQ